The following coding sequences lie in one Gloeomargarita sp. SKYB120 genomic window:
- a CDS encoding ABC transporter ATP-binding protein translates to MTPLLEVRDLTVRFPNHTPVQGVSFDLAPGEVLGIVGESGSGKSLTALALMGLVPPPGEVHAERLYWSPPGQPSVNLLTLTPKTWPQYRGRAMGIVFQEPASSLNPVYTCGWQLAEACTAHRRLTAAQLQQRQRQLLQEVQLLSPDAPAELFQRLTRRYPHQFSGGQLQRWMIAMALASDPWLLIADEPTTALDVTIQAEILALLKRLCRQRHMAAILISHDLAVVADLADRVLVMQQGQVVESGRRHEIFHHPQHPYTRGLLACRPVLGRKLQVLPTLADFYADRPPPAVVSPDMQAHRWQTLQQQPVLVRVENLQVSYRRGGHVQPAVRGVSFQLHRGETLGLVGESGCGKSTLARALLRLLPVQGGHIYFDGQEITHWSPAQLRPLRRRMQMIFQDPLGSLSPRMTVRDLLLEPLFIHQPRLPRRAALAQITTLLERVGLDADALPRYPHQFSGGQRQRIAIARALVTQPDLVVCDESVSALDISLQAQVLNLLKQLQTEFHLTYLFISHDLGVVYFMSDRIMVMNQGQIVEMGPADQIYHQPQHPYTQTLIQAIPRLELPWAS, encoded by the coding sequence ATGACGCCCCTGCTGGAGGTGCGCGATTTAACCGTCCGTTTTCCCAACCATACGCCGGTGCAGGGCGTGTCGTTTGACCTGGCGCCGGGGGAAGTGCTGGGCATCGTCGGGGAATCGGGTTCAGGGAAATCGCTGACCGCGCTAGCGCTCATGGGACTGGTACCGCCGCCGGGAGAAGTCCACGCTGAACGGCTCTACTGGTCGCCCCCTGGTCAACCCAGCGTGAATTTGCTTACCCTAACGCCCAAAACGTGGCCGCAGTACCGGGGACGCGCGATGGGCATTGTATTTCAGGAACCCGCCAGCTCGTTAAATCCCGTTTACACCTGTGGCTGGCAACTGGCGGAGGCCTGTACCGCCCATCGCCGTTTAACCGCTGCCCAACTCCAGCAACGGCAACGGCAATTGCTCCAGGAAGTACAACTGTTGTCCCCCGATGCCCCTGCAGAACTGTTCCAGCGATTGACGCGCCGGTATCCCCACCAGTTTTCGGGCGGTCAACTCCAGCGGTGGATGATTGCCATGGCCCTGGCGTCGGACCCCTGGCTCTTGATTGCCGACGAACCCACCACAGCCCTGGACGTCACCATCCAGGCGGAAATCCTGGCCTTGCTGAAGCGACTATGCCGGCAACGCCACATGGCCGCCATTTTAATCAGCCATGACCTGGCGGTGGTGGCGGATTTGGCTGATCGAGTCCTAGTGATGCAGCAGGGACAGGTGGTGGAGTCGGGTCGTCGCCACGAGATTTTCCACCATCCCCAGCACCCCTACACACGCGGTCTCCTGGCCTGTCGTCCGGTGCTTGGTCGCAAGTTGCAGGTTTTACCCACGCTGGCGGATTTTTATGCCGACCGCCCACCTCCCGCCGTCGTTTCCCCAGACATGCAGGCGCACCGATGGCAAACGCTCCAACAACAGCCCGTGCTGGTGCGGGTGGAAAACCTGCAGGTCAGTTACCGGCGCGGGGGGCATGTCCAACCGGCGGTGCGGGGCGTGAGCTTTCAGTTGCACCGGGGCGAAACCCTGGGACTGGTCGGCGAATCCGGCTGTGGCAAGAGCACCCTAGCCCGCGCCCTGTTGCGGTTGTTGCCGGTGCAGGGGGGGCACATCTACTTCGACGGGCAAGAGATTACCCACTGGTCACCCGCGCAATTGCGTCCGCTGCGTCGCCGGATGCAAATGATTTTTCAAGACCCTTTGGGTTCCTTGAGTCCCCGCATGACCGTGCGCGATTTGCTCCTGGAACCCCTGTTCATTCATCAACCCCGTTTACCCCGCCGGGCGGCGCTGGCCCAGATTACGACGCTGCTGGAACGGGTCGGACTCGACGCCGATGCTTTACCCCGCTACCCGCACCAGTTTTCCGGAGGGCAACGTCAACGCATTGCGATTGCCCGCGCGCTGGTCACCCAGCCTGATTTGGTCGTCTGTGATGAATCCGTCTCGGCGCTGGATATTTCCCTGCAAGCCCAGGTGCTGAATTTGTTGAAACAGTTGCAGACGGAGTTTCATCTGACGTATCTGTTCATCTCCCATGACCTAGGGGTGGTGTACTTCATGAGCGACCGGATCATGGTGATGAACCAGGGGCAAATCGTGGAGATGGGGCCTGCTGACCAGATTTACCATCAACCTCAGCATCCCTACACCCAAACCCTGATTCAGGCCATTCCCCGCTTGGAACTCCCCTGGGCCAGCTAA
- a CDS encoding cob(I)yrinic acid a,c-diamide adenosyltransferase, with product MNNHSSLVMTPASSGEGLMRTGRLHVYTAPQRTFFAEVMAMAMHRASQGQRVLIVQFLKGGINQGPQHPVRLVQHLEWIRCPIPRCIDTPDVQEEEAAAINQLWQETQALVRSGRYHLAVLDELILAVHLGLLGLIDVVSFLQERPLTMDLVITGTTLPPEILALADQVTELRRPPSF from the coding sequence ATGAACAACCACAGCAGTTTGGTCATGACGCCGGCCAGCTCCGGGGAAGGGTTAATGCGGACGGGTCGCTTGCACGTCTATACCGCTCCGCAGCGCACCTTTTTTGCTGAAGTCATGGCTATGGCGATGCATCGCGCCAGCCAGGGGCAACGGGTGTTGATCGTGCAGTTTCTCAAGGGGGGGATCAACCAGGGGCCGCAGCATCCGGTGCGACTGGTGCAACATCTGGAGTGGATTCGTTGCCCGATTCCCCGCTGCATTGACACGCCCGATGTGCAGGAAGAAGAAGCGGCGGCGATTAACCAGCTTTGGCAAGAAACGCAGGCGCTTGTCCGCAGCGGTCGTTACCACCTCGCGGTGCTTGATGAACTCATCTTGGCCGTGCATCTGGGGTTGCTGGGGTTGATTGACGTGGTGAGTTTTTTGCAGGAACGCCCGTTGACCATGGACCTGGTGATTACCGGCACGACCTTGCCCCCGGAGATTCTCGCCCTGGCTGACCAGGTAACCGAGTTGCGCCGCCCCCCAAGTTTTTAG
- the chlP gene encoding geranylgeranyl reductase, whose protein sequence is MTLRVAVVGGGPAGASAAETLAKAGIETYLFERKLDNCKPCGGAIPLCMVEEFDLPPDIIDRRVRQMKMISPSNVEVDIKLTNPHEYIGMCRREILDAFLRHRAARLGAQLIHGLVQDITLPQTSTEPYLLHYNDLSNGSPTGIPKTLAVDVVIGADGANSKVAKAIDAGDYNYAIAFQERIRLPQEQMRYYEDRAEMYVGDDVSPDFYAWVFPKYDHVAVGTGTMRANKADIRQLQAGIRKRAAARLQGGELIKIEAHPIPEHPRPRRVVGRVALVGDAAGYVTKSSGEGIYFAAKSGRMCAETIVEASQGGKRLPTELDLRQYLRRWDKTYGLTYAVLDLLQRVFYRSNATREAFVEMCADPDVQRLTFDSYLYKTVVPASPWVQLKIAAKTIGSLLRGHALAP, encoded by the coding sequence GTGACACTTCGAGTAGCGGTTGTGGGTGGTGGCCCCGCAGGGGCATCGGCAGCGGAAACGTTAGCGAAAGCAGGCATCGAAACCTACTTATTCGAGCGCAAGCTGGATAACTGTAAACCCTGTGGCGGGGCTATTCCCCTGTGCATGGTGGAGGAGTTTGACTTGCCCCCCGACATCATTGACCGGCGAGTGCGCCAGATGAAGATGATCTCGCCGTCCAACGTGGAAGTGGACATCAAACTCACCAACCCCCACGAGTACATCGGCATGTGCCGGCGAGAAATTTTGGATGCCTTTTTGCGCCATCGCGCGGCCCGTTTGGGTGCCCAGCTTATCCATGGTCTTGTGCAGGACATCACCTTGCCCCAAACCAGCACCGAACCCTACCTGCTGCACTACAACGACCTGAGCAACGGCAGTCCGACCGGCATCCCCAAAACCTTAGCCGTGGATGTGGTCATCGGAGCCGATGGGGCCAACTCCAAGGTCGCCAAGGCGATTGACGCGGGGGACTACAACTACGCCATTGCCTTTCAAGAGAGAATTCGCCTGCCCCAAGAGCAAATGCGTTATTACGAAGACCGCGCCGAGATGTACGTGGGAGATGATGTCTCACCGGATTTTTACGCCTGGGTGTTCCCCAAGTACGACCACGTGGCGGTCGGCACCGGCACAATGCGGGCGAACAAAGCCGACATTCGCCAATTGCAAGCTGGGATTCGCAAGCGGGCAGCGGCGCGACTCCAGGGTGGCGAGTTGATTAAAATTGAAGCCCATCCCATTCCCGAGCATCCCCGGCCTCGGCGCGTGGTGGGGCGAGTGGCCTTAGTAGGAGACGCCGCTGGTTACGTAACCAAATCTTCCGGGGAAGGGATTTACTTTGCCGCCAAATCGGGCCGGATGTGCGCAGAAACCATTGTGGAAGCGTCCCAAGGGGGCAAGCGGCTACCGACGGAACTGGATTTGCGCCAGTACCTGCGGCGGTGGGACAAAACCTATGGCCTGACCTACGCCGTGTTGGACTTGCTGCAACGGGTGTTTTACCGGTCGAATGCCACGCGGGAAGCCTTTGTGGAAATGTGCGCGGACCCTGATGTGCAGCGGCTAACCTTCGACAGCTATCTATATAAAACTGTGGTGCCGGCGTCCCCCTGGGTGCAGCTCAAAATTGCAGCCAAGACCATCGGCAGCCTCCTACGAGGCCACGCCCTGGCACCGTAG
- a CDS encoding FAD-dependent oxidoreductase translates to MAVDYNVVILGGSLEARWAALWAAHQGARVALVTGGEADWSRIAVGYWRQVGVIARQGQQAAWLFNGELAQPPHWEAAYRWVEHQVWCSQSRFGDAALLQAGVDVVAGPGQFISEPTLAVQTPERSLRAWGYIVALTGTPLVPEIPELRHVPFQTVNDWLVWDAPPGRVGIVGNTPVGVVLAQAWVRLGVSVFWPVAEPRLLPAEEAPLAERLTCILQAEGVQVQVETPIKRIIVQPTGLRLETPQGDWEVDTLLLATAPYVPPDQLGSIELRRRGPYLQVNRYLQTSHPRIYAVGDAVGHYPVPAVLGYELAVALGHLLYRRRHPPQQQLSWIILTDPVFLRQGWTETQARQRFPRDLQIHTQARSKRLVHSRGECLGWHTLDNLAPYRHYGAIPAEQLTWDSWRWLLGETRLPTAPRATWWRRAWFTWQRDRTP, encoded by the coding sequence ATGGCCGTTGATTACAACGTTGTTATCTTGGGCGGGTCTTTGGAGGCACGCTGGGCGGCCCTTTGGGCGGCGCATCAAGGGGCTCGCGTTGCTTTGGTCACTGGCGGGGAAGCGGACTGGAGCCGGATAGCGGTTGGGTACTGGCGTCAGGTCGGTGTCATCGCCCGCCAAGGGCAACAGGCTGCCTGGTTGTTCAACGGTGAGCTGGCACAACCGCCCCATTGGGAAGCGGCCTACCGCTGGGTGGAGCACCAGGTCTGGTGTAGCCAAAGTCGCTTCGGTGATGCCGCCTTGCTCCAAGCTGGCGTTGATGTGGTCGCAGGGCCAGGGCAATTCATCAGTGAACCCACGTTGGCCGTTCAAACGCCGGAGCGCTCCCTGCGGGCCTGGGGTTACATCGTGGCGTTAACCGGAACGCCCCTGGTGCCAGAGATTCCCGAACTGCGTCATGTCCCGTTTCAGACTGTCAATGATTGGCTGGTGTGGGACGCGCCGCCAGGCCGCGTTGGCATCGTGGGCAATACGCCGGTGGGGGTGGTTCTAGCGCAAGCCTGGGTGCGACTCGGTGTGTCGGTCTTCTGGCCAGTGGCGGAACCGCGACTGCTCCCGGCGGAAGAAGCGCCCCTTGCCGAGCGGTTGACCTGTATCTTGCAGGCGGAGGGTGTCCAGGTGCAGGTGGAAACCCCCATCAAACGCATCATCGTCCAACCCACCGGCCTGCGCCTAGAGACACCCCAGGGCGATTGGGAAGTGGATACGCTGCTGCTAGCGACTGCGCCCTATGTTCCGCCCGACCAACTAGGTTCTATCGAGCTGCGACGGCGAGGACCCTATCTCCAGGTGAATCGCTATTTGCAAACCAGCCACCCACGCATTTACGCCGTTGGCGATGCAGTGGGACATTACCCGGTGCCAGCGGTGCTGGGGTACGAACTGGCGGTGGCCCTAGGGCATCTGCTCTACCGGCGGCGGCATCCACCACAGCAGCAACTCTCTTGGATTATTCTCACTGACCCAGTTTTCCTGCGCCAGGGCTGGACTGAAACCCAAGCGCGGCAACGTTTTCCTCGGGACTTGCAGATTCATACCCAGGCCCGGAGCAAGCGCCTTGTCCATTCTCGAGGGGAATGCCTCGGCTGGCACACGCTGGATAACCTCGCGCCCTATCGCCACTACGGCGCCATTCCCGCTGAACAGCTCACTTGGGACAGTTGGCGATGGCTGCTGGGAGAGACCCGCTTGCCGACAGCTCCCCGAGCGACCTGGTGGCGACGCGCCTGGTTTACCTGGCAACGGGACCGAACACCTTAA
- a CDS encoding DUF3082 domain-containing protein, whose protein sequence is MTETPPPLTPGRCLAGAAISAGLSVAIFLLTRAIAIGLATHPLHSQNPLVLRLASVVRTVLVGGGTLAVVVFGVFTVGLLLLAVRVAVAPPDG, encoded by the coding sequence ATGACGGAAACGCCACCCCCTTTGACGCCGGGGCGTTGCTTGGCGGGTGCCGCCATCAGCGCAGGACTCAGCGTGGCGATTTTTCTCCTGACGCGGGCCATCGCCATTGGGCTGGCGACCCATCCGCTCCACAGCCAGAATCCCCTAGTGCTGCGCCTGGCAAGTGTGGTGCGCACGGTGCTAGTGGGTGGGGGAACCCTAGCCGTTGTGGTGTTTGGTGTCTTTACGGTGGGGTTGTTGCTCCTAGCGGTGCGGGTAGCGGTTGCGCCCCCCGATGGGTAA
- the pstC gene encoding phosphate ABC transporter permease subunit PstC produces the protein MGKRLWDLGLVLLAGACAFGAGGLWLAVTGTLLLEALPALQAFGVGFLLGQVWNPVQGQYGIGPPVWGTLVTTGLALALAVPLGLGVAIGLAESWPWLPSRWRVFGAALVDLLAAIPSVVYGLWGIFVLIPALRLWQKGQPQLFGETVIGPSVGVASLVLAIMLVPTIATVARSSLQQVPQEYRWAAAALGATRWEQLLGIVLPAARVGIGGGILLALARALGETMAVTMLIGNAHRISGSLWQPGSTIPSLLANQFAEAQGMQVAALMYAALVLLGVTVAMHLLARGVIPAGIDSGRENPLG, from the coding sequence ATGGGTAAACGGCTGTGGGACCTGGGATTGGTGCTGCTGGCCGGCGCCTGTGCCTTTGGGGCGGGCGGGTTGTGGCTGGCGGTAACGGGAACGCTCCTGCTGGAGGCGTTGCCGGCTCTGCAGGCGTTTGGGGTCGGGTTTCTCCTGGGCCAGGTTTGGAATCCGGTGCAGGGGCAATACGGCATTGGGCCGCCGGTGTGGGGCACGTTGGTGACGACGGGACTGGCGCTGGCGTTGGCCGTGCCTCTGGGACTCGGCGTTGCAATTGGCCTAGCGGAGTCGTGGCCCTGGTTGCCGTCCCGCTGGCGGGTGTTCGGGGCCGCCTTGGTGGACCTGTTGGCGGCCATTCCCAGCGTGGTGTACGGATTGTGGGGCATTTTTGTGCTCATTCCGGCGTTGCGGCTGTGGCAAAAGGGACAACCGCAGCTTTTCGGGGAAACGGTTATCGGCCCGTCGGTGGGGGTGGCGAGTCTGGTGCTAGCCATCATGCTGGTGCCGACCATCGCCACCGTGGCCCGCAGCAGTTTGCAGCAAGTGCCGCAGGAGTACCGGTGGGCGGCAGCCGCCCTGGGAGCTACCCGTTGGGAGCAGTTGCTGGGGATTGTGTTGCCGGCAGCGCGGGTGGGCATTGGCGGCGGGATTTTGCTGGCCCTGGCGCGGGCGCTGGGGGAAACCATGGCGGTGACCATGTTGATCGGCAACGCCCATCGCATCAGTGGTTCCTTGTGGCAGCCGGGCAGCACGATTCCCAGCCTACTGGCCAATCAGTTTGCCGAGGCCCAGGGGATGCAGGTGGCCGCGCTGATGTATGCCGCGCTGGTGTTGCTGGGGGTGACCGTCGCAATGCATCTGCTGGCGCGGGGAGTCATCCCAGCAGGGATTGACAGTGGGCGGGAAAACCCGCTTGGGTGA
- a CDS encoding Crp/Fnr family transcriptional regulator yields MPVPPLTEFLKSTVLFHGLPPAILQRASQRLVVRQHGAGATLVLEQDWGDSVYLLIQGWVKVQTRSRDGRDIILNILGPGNLFGEMASLESSPRASDVVTLTPVTVGSLPAADFWDLINTEPQVGFRLAQLLVKRIQQLNRRLQVRESDSRARLADVLLFLAEGQGQVQSGGVLIPNLAHRELGGLCGLSRETVTRVLKQFEQEGLLVRSDPEHFYLPDRRGLEAVVEGSR; encoded by the coding sequence ATGCCGGTTCCCCCGTTGACCGAATTTCTCAAATCCACCGTTTTATTTCACGGCCTGCCGCCGGCGATTCTCCAGCGGGCTAGTCAACGGCTGGTGGTGCGGCAGCATGGCGCTGGAGCCACCTTGGTGTTGGAACAGGACTGGGGCGATTCGGTGTACTTGTTGATCCAGGGCTGGGTGAAGGTCCAAACCCGCAGCCGGGACGGGCGGGACATCATTCTCAATATCCTGGGGCCAGGCAACTTGTTTGGGGAAATGGCCAGCTTGGAATCGTCCCCGCGCGCCAGCGATGTCGTCACCCTCACCCCGGTCACGGTTGGCAGTTTGCCCGCCGCCGACTTCTGGGACCTGATCAACACCGAACCCCAGGTGGGCTTTCGCCTGGCGCAACTGCTAGTCAAGCGCATTCAACAGCTCAACCGCCGGTTGCAGGTGCGGGAGTCAGATAGCCGCGCTCGGCTGGCGGATGTGCTGCTGTTTCTGGCGGAAGGACAGGGACAAGTGCAATCCGGCGGCGTGCTGATCCCCAACCTGGCCCACCGGGAACTGGGCGGCCTGTGCGGCCTGAGCCGGGAAACCGTCACCCGCGTCCTAAAACAGTTTGAACAGGAAGGATTGTTGGTGCGCTCTGACCCCGAGCATTTCTATCTCCCCGACCGGCGGGGGTTGGAAGCGGTGGTGGAGGGTTCTCGCTAG
- a CDS encoding rod shape-determining protein: protein MKSAQAGVRKVGLFSRFSRDMGIDLGTANTLIYVAGRGVVLQEPSVVAIDQEQKIPLAVGEEAKRMLGRTPGNVVAVRPLRDGVIADFDTAELMLKYFIRRVHGRRSLAQPRIVIGIPSGVTGVERRAVIDAALRAGARKVDLIDEPVAAAIGAGLPVDQPIGNMIVDIGGGTTEVAVLSLQGVVLSESVRVAGDELTEAIMNYMKKVHNLVIGERTAEDIKIDAGSAYPVGNDDQLVEVRGLHLLSGLPRTITIKAAEVRESMAEPLAVIVDAVKRTLERTPPELAADIVDRGIVLAGGGALLRGLDTLISHETGIVVHVAPEPLNCVVLGTGKVLESAQGLERVFSSRSS from the coding sequence ATGAAATCAGCGCAAGCGGGGGTGCGAAAGGTGGGGCTATTCAGCCGCTTTTCACGGGACATGGGCATTGACCTGGGGACGGCCAACACCCTGATTTACGTGGCCGGGCGGGGGGTGGTTCTGCAGGAGCCATCGGTGGTCGCCATTGACCAAGAACAAAAAATTCCTTTGGCGGTGGGGGAAGAAGCCAAACGGATGTTAGGGCGGACGCCGGGCAATGTGGTGGCGGTGCGTCCTCTCCGGGATGGGGTCATTGCCGATTTTGACACCGCCGAGCTCATGCTCAAGTATTTCATCCGCCGCGTGCATGGGCGCCGCTCCTTAGCCCAGCCACGGATTGTCATTGGCATTCCCAGTGGCGTTACCGGCGTAGAACGGCGAGCGGTCATTGATGCGGCGCTGCGGGCGGGAGCGCGCAAGGTGGATTTGATAGATGAACCGGTGGCGGCGGCCATTGGCGCCGGTTTGCCCGTGGACCAGCCCATCGGCAACATGATCGTGGACATTGGCGGCGGCACAACGGAAGTGGCGGTGCTGAGCTTGCAGGGCGTGGTGCTGAGCGAGTCGGTGCGGGTGGCCGGCGACGAACTCACCGAAGCGATCATGAACTACATGAAAAAGGTCCATAACCTGGTAATTGGGGAGCGCACGGCGGAGGACATCAAGATTGATGCCGGGTCGGCCTACCCGGTGGGCAATGACGACCAATTGGTGGAGGTGCGGGGGTTACACCTGCTGTCGGGGTTGCCGCGCACTATCACCATTAAGGCGGCCGAAGTCCGCGAGAGCATGGCCGAACCCCTAGCGGTGATTGTGGATGCGGTCAAGCGCACCCTGGAGCGAACCCCACCCGAGCTGGCGGCAGACATTGTGGACCGAGGGATTGTGCTCGCTGGAGGTGGTGCCCTGTTGCGGGGCTTGGATACTCTGATCAGTCATGAGACGGGGATTGTGGTGCATGTAGCCCCGGAACCGTTGAACTGCGTGGTGTTAGGAACGGGCAAGGTTCTCGAAAGCGCCCAAGGACTGGAGCGGGTGTTCAGCAGCCGTTCCAGTTGA
- the mreC gene encoding rod shape-determining protein MreC translates to MTRFAFLRRWWQRYTLQVVTGVGIVALAMYLQTTQAWLVQELHRGIWGRRVPDTQLMDARVLELEIQVQELQAQNRQLQQLLGYQQKLPLATVAAMVVGRSAGHWWHQLWVGEGHRKGITPGAVVLAPGGLVGRVLDVTPQTSRVLLLTDPSSKVGVMVNRSRAMGVLVGQGTGQPVVEFFDKHPDVKPGDALVTSSFSTLFPPGIPVGKVESIDWRAMPAPRATVQLNAPIERLEWVLLHCYGQTSAELLAP, encoded by the coding sequence ATGACCCGGTTCGCGTTCCTCCGGCGTTGGTGGCAGCGTTATACCTTGCAGGTCGTGACGGGTGTGGGGATAGTGGCGCTGGCCATGTATTTACAAACCACCCAGGCGTGGCTGGTGCAGGAGTTGCACCGGGGGATATGGGGACGGCGAGTGCCGGATACCCAGTTGATGGATGCACGGGTCCTGGAACTGGAGATCCAGGTGCAGGAGCTGCAAGCCCAGAACCGTCAGTTACAACAGTTGCTGGGCTACCAGCAGAAGTTGCCTTTGGCGACAGTGGCGGCGATGGTGGTAGGCCGCAGTGCTGGGCATTGGTGGCACCAGCTTTGGGTCGGGGAAGGTCACCGCAAGGGGATCACCCCTGGAGCCGTGGTACTAGCACCGGGTGGTCTGGTCGGTCGTGTCCTGGATGTGACACCCCAAACCAGCCGCGTGTTGCTGCTGACCGACCCTAGCAGCAAGGTGGGGGTGATGGTGAATCGCTCCCGAGCGATGGGGGTCTTGGTGGGGCAGGGCACGGGACAACCAGTGGTCGAGTTTTTTGACAAACATCCCGACGTCAAGCCAGGGGATGCCCTGGTTACCTCCTCCTTTAGTACCCTGTTTCCGCCAGGGATTCCAGTGGGGAAGGTGGAAAGCATTGACTGGCGGGCGATGCCGGCGCCCCGAGCCACTGTGCAATTAAACGCCCCGATTGAGCGCCTGGAATGGGTGTTGCTGCATTGCTATGGTCAGACGTCCGCTGAACTCCTCGCTCCTTAG
- the mreD gene encoding rod shape-determining protein MreD — MVRRPLNSSLLRGRILLTTVVSAVMALALLPLRWPGMELAGIAPDWPLIWVVAWSIKRPPWQGLIAGIALGICQDGLVNPSIGWWPSHGLSLGTVGFLTALLQKDRLIQEDFISVALIVFAMAVIAETVMAIQWTVMGQRPLGQIWFDHQRLALASAILSSLWAPLVYAPLSRLWQSD, encoded by the coding sequence ATGGTCAGACGTCCGCTGAACTCCTCGCTCCTTAGGGGGCGGATACTCCTAACGACGGTGGTTTCGGCGGTGATGGCCTTGGCGCTGTTGCCCCTGCGCTGGCCAGGGATGGAACTGGCTGGGATTGCCCCGGACTGGCCGTTGATTTGGGTGGTGGCCTGGAGCATCAAACGTCCGCCCTGGCAAGGGCTAATTGCCGGTATTGCCCTGGGGATTTGCCAGGATGGGCTGGTGAATCCAAGCATCGGCTGGTGGCCGTCCCACGGGTTGAGCTTGGGAACGGTGGGTTTCTTGACGGCGCTGTTGCAAAAAGACCGCCTGATCCAAGAGGACTTTATTTCGGTGGCGTTGATCGTGTTTGCGATGGCGGTGATTGCCGAGACGGTGATGGCGATCCAGTGGACGGTAATGGGCCAGCGTCCTCTGGGCCAGATTTGGTTCGACCACCAGCGATTGGCTTTGGCGTCGGCCATTCTCAGCAGTCTCTGGGCGCCGTTGGTCTATGCGCCGTTGAGTCGCCTGTGGCAAAGCGATTGA
- a CDS encoding RsmD family RNA methyltransferase, with the protein MAKRLSPDLRPTTAKVREALINIWRAPLQGATFLDLCTGTGAVALAARQAGARLVVAVDSSAKAIRALAPYANREHFIVLQGRLPGCLQRLQTAFDLIYFDPPYASGLYRPVLEGILTYQLLAPDGEMAVEHHRQVPLPEHVQYLVRTRQKTYGDTVLSFYRLAD; encoded by the coding sequence GTGGCAAAGCGATTGAGTCCCGACCTGCGTCCGACCACCGCCAAGGTGCGCGAGGCGTTGATCAACATCTGGCGGGCACCCTTGCAGGGGGCAACTTTCCTGGATTTGTGTACGGGAACGGGGGCGGTGGCGCTGGCGGCCCGTCAGGCTGGAGCGCGGCTGGTGGTGGCGGTGGACAGTTCGGCCAAAGCAATTCGTGCCTTGGCTCCCTACGCGAACCGGGAGCACTTCATCGTCCTGCAGGGCCGTTTACCGGGTTGCCTGCAGCGCTTACAGACGGCCTTTGACCTCATCTACTTCGACCCCCCCTACGCCAGTGGGCTGTACAGGCCGGTGTTAGAGGGCATTCTTACCTATCAACTGCTGGCCCCTGATGGAGAGATGGCTGTGGAACACCACCGGCAAGTACCTCTGCCAGAGCACGTGCAATACCTGGTACGCACCCGCCAGAAAACCTACGGCGATACGGTGTTGAGTTTTTACCGGCTCGCAGATTGA
- the petG gene encoding cytochrome b6-f complex subunit PetG: MIEPLVLSIVLGLVPVTIAGLLVAAYVQYRRD; this comes from the coding sequence ATGATTGAACCGTTGGTGCTAAGCATTGTGTTGGGGTTGGTACCTGTGACCATTGCCGGTTTACTGGTGGCGGCCTACGTCCAGTACCGGCGCGACTAG
- the cobS gene encoding adenosylcobinamide-GDP ribazoletransferase, translating to MGRWWRQFWGAVAFYSILPVPKNAEVQQVAVWAPLVGVVLGSLLALVDQLLAPMPLLPRSGLLVALQVGLTGGLHLDGVMDTADGLAVSDPQRRLEVMRDSRAGAYGVMAGCLVLVLKILALGHLPTERFWLLTGAMGWSRWGQVVAIGLYPYLRTEGKGALHHQQRQPGQWWPGLGFLVAWAGLWSLLRGDGRFPLVFTSWGLLLALAVGFVLYRQLGGHTGDTYGAVVEWVETLCWCAMTALLPNQALS from the coding sequence ATGGGGCGCTGGTGGCGGCAATTTTGGGGAGCGGTGGCCTTCTACAGCATCTTGCCAGTGCCCAAAAACGCCGAGGTTCAACAGGTGGCGGTCTGGGCGCCCTTGGTGGGCGTGGTGCTAGGGAGTTTGCTCGCGCTGGTGGACCAACTGTTAGCGCCCATGCCGCTCTTGCCCCGCAGTGGGCTGCTGGTGGCCTTGCAGGTGGGGTTGACCGGCGGGTTGCACCTGGACGGGGTGATGGACACGGCAGACGGCCTGGCCGTTTCCGACCCGCAACGGCGCCTGGAGGTCATGCGCGATAGCCGCGCGGGAGCCTACGGGGTCATGGCGGGCTGCCTGGTGCTGGTGCTAAAAATCCTGGCGCTGGGGCATCTGCCGACGGAACGGTTCTGGTTGCTCACGGGCGCCATGGGCTGGAGCCGCTGGGGACAGGTGGTGGCTATTGGCCTTTATCCCTACCTGCGCACCGAAGGCAAGGGGGCGCTCCACCACCAGCAGAGGCAGCCGGGGCAGTGGTGGCCAGGGCTGGGTTTCCTGGTGGCTTGGGCGGGCCTGTGGAGTCTCCTGCGGGGCGATGGACGGTTCCCCCTGGTCTTTACCAGCTGGGGATTGCTGCTGGCGCTGGCGGTCGGTTTTGTCCTGTACCGGCAACTGGGAGGCCACACGGGGGACACCTACGGCGCGGTGGTGGAATGGGTGGAAACTCTGTGCTGGTGCGCCATGACCGCCCTGCTCCCCAACCAAGCCCTATCATAA